Genomic window (Salvelinus fontinalis isolate EN_2023a chromosome 3, ASM2944872v1, whole genome shotgun sequence):
TGGTGTGTACTGTTTTAGGGAAAGATGTTGTTCAGTACAAACTGTCAGGAAACATAGCAAACCTTGAACCAAACTGAACACACCCCTGGCTGGCATCTTTTGAAATTCAGAAGGATCATAGACTTGGCAGAGGctttcaggggggggggggggtctttgatACCAAAGAGAATCTGCCCTAGTTCCTCAACGCACTAGGCCAAATAACTTCTCCCACCCGAAACAAAATTGTTCATGCGAGATTCGGTTCTGGGTTGCCAAGATGAATATGTAGCTCAGCCTATAAAAGTATGTCAATACAGTTGATTGTTTTTCCTTGAAATAAGACAAGCGGCCTGTGTTGACCTTTCTCTATATGGACTACCTTTTCACCGGAGGAGGGAACAGCCTCTAGTCATTTCCTCTGTCATCTGTGTGACTGGATGTAATTTCCTTGTGGTGACTTCTGCTGTTCTGAAGTATGGTGGTTCTGTCTCCACATGGAGCCTTAGGCATTGTTATTGATAGAAGGTGAGGACAGACAGCTTTgagggggtggtgtgtgtgtgtgtgtgtgtgtgtgtgtgtgtgtgtgtgtgtgtgtgtgtgtgtgtgtgtgtgtgtgtgtgtgtgtgtgtgtgtgtgtgtgtgtgtgtgtgtgtgtgtgtgtgtgtgtgtgtgtgtgtgtgtgtgcatctgtgtgtgtgtgggtgtgtgtatggttattggagaggggggggggggttgcagttTGGGAGGCCAGTCTGAGTGCTTCTGCTTGTCCACAGCATGTCAGAATGACAGTACTGTGATCTAACCCCCCCTCAAACACACGTGtgcgtattgtgtgtgtgtgtgtgtgtgtgtgtattgtgtgtgtgtataggtatGACCTTGAAAGAGTAACTCATCACTTCCTCTCTAACACACACCTGGTCCATACCTCCAGCCAGAGTGAGACACCTGCACAGAAACAGCAGTTACAGGCAGGTTGGGTCAATCAGTTCTCCAACCTCGAAACTGTGGTCCTTTCAATTGGTAGTGTGGAATATAGACTTAGATAAACTTGAACAGAAACAATGGCCTGTTGGAGGTTATTATAGACTTtgagtgtgtgcttgcgtgtgttcgtgtgtgtcacTGTGGAGCTGTCAGTGGTATGTCTCCACACTGTTCAACGAAGGTGATGACTTCTCACCAAAACATCCTCTGATTTCACTGAACTGGGCACTTCTCCAGACagatagaaaaagagagaaaagagatgggggacgtgtgtgtgtgtgtgtgcgtgtgcgtgtgcgtgtgtgcgtgcgcgtgcgcgtgcgcgcgcgtgtgtgtgtgtgtgtgtgtgtgtgtgtgtgtgtgtgtgtgtgtgtgtgtgtgtgtgtgtgtgtgctgtgtgttagGCCTGTGGCGGCTGGTCGGTGTTGTATTTAGTTTAGTTTTGTTCCTCTGAGCGAATCCTTGTTTTCACATCCGTCCGATGGTGAGCGACATTCTTCATCTCCGTCACCCTTCAAAGTATTTATCCAAAACAGATGAGGTGTGCATGTTGTGGTTGGTCTGACACACACTTAGAGAGTGTGACAGTTCTGTTCTTCTCTTTAAAGGAAATTATTTGTCACATTTCATCTGTCACATTCTGTACATTTCCTGTACTTGTTGACTTCCCATCTTTACCAAGTCGCCCTTAGATTACTATGGTAAGTGCACAACATTTCCTGACATAAGTGGACACAGTATCATACAGCCTATAAATGATTGCATCGGGGTTACTTTGAGTCACTGAACACAGTAACCTATGTGGCATCAGCCAGTCTTCATTTTCAGACATAACCAGGAATGTGATGCACAAGGTACATGAGCATGGCTGGGTGTGATCCAAAAGGGGGCTAGGCCCCCGACCATAAGTTGCAGAATTTTGCATTTTCAAGCACCTGAAGTAGCTTTTTCCTGTAATCTAGAATCATaatcattattttttttaattaacctttatttaactaggcaagacagttaagaacaagttcttattcacaatgacggcctagcccggccaaaccctaaccaggacgacgctgggccaattgtgtgctgcgctatgggactccctatcacaaccggttgtgatacagcctggaatcgaaccaaggtctgtagtgacacctctagcactgagatgcagtgccttcgaccgctgcgccactcaggagccacaTTTAATTCTATGtcaaaaatatgtatatttttcataaagaaactaaatatgcttctctgggtaaaagattgaaaggaatgtgagtcttattcggTACATTTAGTTAATCCTTgattttctaaagtctaccaaccttgccagtaGACATGCCAGCTGAgatatcaatcaagttagagctagctactctaacttgattgatagcctgacaTATCTTCTTGGCAGCtggttatgaggttgggagatcgGGAACCTGTCTgagctagctaaagccaactccATAAAATTGCTAGGTGACTAAtagcattacagagaaacaacaacaacaacaacagcaacaacaaacaacaacaaaatgtaatacaaaaatattatatgtatttttttttcaacgggacaaatctgagggggcatgtGCTCCTGTGCCCCCcatgggcatgacgcctctggaCATATCTCACTATGATATTCATCTTTTTTGTttacttttttgttttgtttactaAGTTTCATTGATAATCATAAACACAGGATGATATATGATAATCAACAATTGATGACAGTAATTATTGTAAGTTAATTAAGTTGTAGAAGTTCAGTGGTAGTTGTGACAATagtgtattagtggtggtagtgtggagtagttgtagtagtatagTGGGAGTATTTCAGTGATTGTATTTCACTTAGATTGTTAAGGAGCTCATTCCTGCTCTTCTATATTTGAAGGAGGAACACTTGAAGCGGCGACTTAAAGAGGGCATATGGATGCTGTTTTGAGGGGCTGGCCATTCGAGCTCACACCAGCCGTCATGTGGCGATGATTGTTGTTTGGGGTCTTTAAAGTGTGTCGTCTgcgtttgatgtgtgtgtgtgtggacgtgtgtgtgtgtgcgcgcgcgcgtgtgtgtttgGCATACGTGTGTGATGTGTGTAAGAGACAGACGTGGCTGCAActcaatccccctctctctgactgtctgcgGCTCAGTCCCGGGTCTCTCATGTGTAAACCCTTCGACAACGGGAGACACACTCTTCTCTAATCACAGAGAACACAGGCCCAGACCTGCCCTGGGCAGCTCTGCAAATCACATGGCATATAGATATTTTGTCATTTTAGTCATTTCTAATCCTTTAAACTGGCAAGAAAGAAGGAAGAAAGAGTCAAGAACCTGTCCTAATTTTCAATAATGGCATGGCAGGAATGAAGCGACACGTAGCACAGCTACCTGTTCAGTGCACCACTTTCAAACAGAAACATTTCAGTGCGTTAGTCATCACAATAATATTGTACAATGTTGATTCAGAGAATGGTTGATAGCAGGCACAGGTAGCAGGTACGGTGCATTTACTGTAAATAATTATTAGTCCAAGATTTAGGAGAAGAGGGGAAAAGTGTGCTTCCTCGAAGGTGGTTCCACCCTTTAAATACCCTTTATTTAGTGGCCTATATCTTCATTCGTTCCTATGATTCTGATGTAGACTGTTTAATCATGGTTGGAAGTGGGGGATTAGGGATAGGAAACAGCAAACAATCATTTCCAGGATGCAGCGCTTTGATTCAGCTCTGAACCAGTAACACTTGCTATTACTGCAACTGACGTTTAGAGGCAGTTTGAACAGTCCCTTCCTTTGAGTGaatgaacaacagattttttagaCAATGCACAGTGCATTATTAATAGAAGATAATAATAGAAGACTGCTGTGACATACTTATCAACCCAGCTTTTCCAAAACTCTGCCCACGCCgccaccaaccccccccccccccccggggtcatgttttggtttttgccctagaactacacagctgattaaaatcaTCAGCTAAtgatcaagctttgattatttgagtcagctgtctagtgttagggcaaaaaacaaaacatgcaccCTTTGGcgtccccaggactgagtttaGGAAACGCTGGATTAACCTGTCTAAGAGATCAGTGAAGTCTGACTTGACACAACTTAACGCAGTAAGGTCGGGCTTCTCATTGATGTTAAACTATCATTAAACAATCTAATCGCCACTGGGAGTGGGTGTATTTATAAAATACCACACCTGCGATACTTCTTTAAGCCAAAAACAATATCTTCATTTCAGTTGATCTCCCACCCATCTCTTTGTGGGTGGGGCGTCCAGGGGTGAGAGTAGGTAATAGCTGGGATCCACCTCCCACCTGACACACTTTGCTACAGAGGACACCATTACCGACCACACCACCACGGAACACCTGAGAGGAACCACACCGAGGTCCTCACCCCAGACAGAGCACCCCAGGCTGGGTAGCGTCCTGCCTGTCTTCCCCCCTGAGCACCTGGAGGCCTGGTACTAACTGTGGAGGACCCTGAGTATCACCTGTTCATCTGAAGGTAAGATGGAGAGAGTAGAATGAAGACATCCGCAATGGAGAAAACACATTTGACTTTCTGGAGTACGTACGATTCCATGCAAATAAATTCCATGAACTGGGACATGTGACATGTAAATAATGCAGGGTGAAGACGTATTTTGTGTGGCCCGGCCACACAAAATACGTCTTCACCCTGCATTATTTACAGGGTGAATATTCACCCTGCATTATTTACAGGGTGAATATCTACAGTAAATATAAATGATTTGTTCAATATTTTCTGTCATTAGGTTATACCCAATGTAAAAACCAATGTAAAAACTCAATGGACATCATCGTCTGCATTGTACAtgatgctttaatatttaatatgatCTCTTGTGTTAGGTTCTTTGATAATGTGTAGAATATAGATAGTAGAATATAGATAGATCATCTAAAGTCCTATAGATGATATTCATGGCATTGTACTTGTGAATAGTAAGTCATTATAACTATGCATGTATTACTGTGTATATATTCTAGCTAAGTCCTAATACTTTGAATGCAAAGACAAGCTCATCATACATGATTCCTCATCTTTACTTCACTCTGGGGTAGTTTTTCCCCAAGCACTACAGGGACACAGCGTGCcgatggtggtgtgtgtgtctgtttgtctatgGGTCTCTGTGTGTTAATTTTCACTTCAAAAGACATATACAACTGTCAAAGTTACATACAATAACTCTCACCTTCAAATGCTTAAGTGGTTTTGTCAGActttccaaactgtctctgggaAACCCAACACTGGCTTAACGAGAGGGGAattcctcgtctctctctctcgctctctctctctctatttctacttctctcttcctctgtgcaGCAGCCAGGGATGCAAGTctcgtggagagagagaaagagaagccgaaaaggagggaggaggagagggattaGAAGATATTTCAAGATTATTGAGGAAAATTACCGTTCTGCCCACAACGTTAACGCTTTCATGTTCATTGTTGCTTCTCAGATCAATTGACTTTTGATTTAAAATAAAGTAGaagtagaggagagtggggtatgttgagCCATGtcttacattcagcatcactacgTCAAGCTAAATATAGTATTCCTTCTAACAacgatatctacatatatttcaggatgttgtgtatccctggaaataatcagaattcatgtaaacgtAACATTTTTTAAATAGCTTGTCCAAGAAAAGTCATCTCTTGGCACGACTTTTAGTCAGGGACAGGGagggacagggtaaattgagCCGCCTTGGGGCAAGTGGGCTATGGTGTTCTGTGACAGTGAGGTGATGATGCTAGTAGGTCAAAGGTTAATTCATGGTATTGGGGTGTGGTATATTTGAAATGTATGCCTACATTCAGATATAGATCCCCCTGTTCAATATCTCTTCCATTTCTTGACCAATAATCTGGGACAGGGATGCTGTTTACATGTACCAATTCGTAGGCAAATTCTCTGCATTTCAGGCTACTAAGCCCATGAAACTGGTCTGTGAGATTCTTGACATGATTAGCAAGCTCCAACTCCATATCATCAGCTAAACCCTTGCGTACCTCTGCTACTCTATCATAGCTTCTCTTTCGCACAGGTAcatgtttgttttcttttttgtcAACGTGCATATTCAGTTTCACTGTCTAGGGTTCCtaccaattggtgacagattttcatgcaccTAATTCAAAAATATACATTAAAACAATATGAACATTTTCACACCAGATTGACTTGTTGCGGATATGAGGCTGTGTGTGATGTCGTAGTGCACATACAAATAACTTTTGCGGTTACATttccatgtaccgaataaaaataaaaataaaagttaaatgagttttaatgcattttcaactctactgatgacTTTGTCACGAAAAATGTTGCTTTATAAAGCTAATGTGGCCACTCTGGATTGGTCTTTGCATGCTCGCCAACAGCTCGTTTCTACAGTGTGGGTGTAGCctacattatgagattattatggacaaaagagcaagAATGTTTTATTTGTAAAATGGCAGCGAAGCtacaatcatcatgtcaccagaataagaccctcgatatttattggaaaggagcatcaagctcatcagcGTTTTtagtcatgaatcttgttctggaggcagctctgcaaagtggtcactagctggcacataAAAATtcgattttaaacctaaccttgaccctaaccttaaccacactgctaagcctaatacctaaccctaaccttaaatcatTTTCATGACTTTTTACAACAAtggacaattttgactttgcaccTGACCTATCTAAGTGgtaatcgctcagttctgcctccaggagaagatttctcgcataattaatttgaGACGCAAAAAAaaatcccaccttgtctagcgtgttttgtcgacatttgtcAAGTTTACCGACAACTGTGCTGTGTCCATCAAGCCTGTCGTGAAATGTTTTAtccaacatgtactttactcacataaaaaggttggatggaaacctggttattcAGTTTTAAAATATCCATCCCTTGCTGCTGCTCAAATGGACTTATTCCCTTTTCTCCCTTCCTTGACTGCTCTCTCAAGAACCTCAAGCAGGTTGTTTTACGTTTCTATACACAGGGCATGATGATGTTTGCTCTGCAACAATAAAAATGCACTATCTTGAGTTCATATGCATGACATATTGCAGGCATACTATGCATAAAACGGACAAAATCTAATCTTAATTTATATGGGGTATGGtgaccattggctcaacttacgtcatggccattggctcaccTTATCctaaggcaaacattttgactatattagcccacacagctacaaggatgcacttcatgctaggtttagaacCTCATATTGTAGCTATAGAGACCCCAGCGGATATATAAAGcaatctactttggtttagatacaagcatcatgaaacctataACACAATAAATaattgaagtaaaaaaaaaatttaacctaacttgcttaccactttttttcatgtggtttcttccttcacagactccatgaaatgatgacctcatcCTAAATATTTTGTCACATgatacattttgtgtatggtttcctcgaaacaaggggtggctcaacttaccccactctcctacAATAAAGCCCAGACAGTAGTCTTGGATTTGCGTAGTTTCAGTGTGATTGTGAATGTTCTGATATTCAGGTAACGGGTAAAGATCTTCCTTTTGATTTCTTAGCACAAAGTGCAGCTATCTAATCCCTTACCTCTGaagtgtatatagcctcattacatCTTTAAATACATGCAACAGTCATTATTATCTTCAAAACCTCCTGTGTTTGATTAGGGCGGCACATTTAACTAAGTTCTAACCTTTCATCCGGTCTTAATTCACTTCCACAGATCTACAAGAGGAGAGTGTTTGATGATGAAGCTCCACCTTGTTTCTCCTTCTACTTGAGGCGAACAAGTTCAGCAGAAAACTGGATGCCACAAGTGGAGGAAACTCACAACTCGCTGCTCCTATTCCTTATCCATCCATTTGTCTTaagagtttctctctctctgttcattttCACCATCACCATGAGTGCTGTCTTCTCCCACCCCTTCGTAGACCAGCGGCCCACCTACCTAAACAGAGGCAGCAGCCTGCCGTATGGTCTGTCTCCCTCTAGTGGCTACTCTGAGAACCGCCCAAACACCCACTCCGACCGCCTCCACTCTGGCTCTGACCCTCTGGCCCACACAGTGCCCTTCCTCCTCTACCCCACCACAATGGACCCTGGAGGCCTCTATGAAGCCTCGTTCCGGGGCCCCGGAGGCCCCAGTCTCCTCCCGTACCTGTCCCCATTCCACCACGGGCACTTTGGGGTGTACGAGTGCCCCTTCGAGCCAGCGTTCATCCAGAAGCGTAACGAGCGGGAGCGTCAGAGGGTGAAGTGTGTGAACCAGGGCTATGCCAAGCTGAGGGACCACCTGCCAGGGAGTGCCAGTGAGAAGAGGCTCAGTAAAGTGGAGACACTGAGGGCAGCAATTAATTATATTAAATACCTGCAGGGGCTGGTGGAGGGGCAGGGTAAAGGCAGAGAGGTGTATGAGGGGGGACAGGTGTGCCACAGCCCCAGTTCTGCCCACCGTAGGACGGAGGACTCGGACCACAGCAATGGGGGgtcacctcgctctctctcagactcctcctcttcctcagcggGGAGAGACTGTGAGGAGTCAGCGGGCTCTGGGACCTAGATGATTGTGGGTAGTGTAGTTTGTGAGCGAGACTGTGGATAGACGTTTGTGGATTGAGGTAGGACTTCCCTCTCTCCAAGGACTGCTCACGAAAAGATCAAACCCTGAGTACAAAGATATATAATTTAAGACTTTTCCAGTAGATACTATGTTTTATATTGGCAATGTGTCTTGTTTTTTTTTGCCACTGAAATGTTTTACCAAACCCCTTTCAGAAGCTGATTATGTTAAAGAAGATGTCATGAACACTTCAGATTTGAAGATAAACACCTGAAACTCAGAAAGcaatcccagctagcacataacgttctgagaacagctCTACGTTTTTAGAGCTTGGTGAGaccgtggttgtcctatggttattttgcacaCAACCTTCCATCAACTCTTTGGGAATGGTGTATAGTTGTTTGGCTTTGGAATAGTCTCTGCTAATTTGAGGAACTTGATAAAAGAAAATCTTAGTATTTCATTATATTAAAAGAAAGTTTCCGAAATGGTCAAACAgggttacatttcatttcaattttGGTAATTATCTTGGAATGTTCTCTAAATGTTCtctaactggtttgacattgggaatgttctcaactAGTTCAGAGAATGTTGagaaacaatgttcttctgtgggaattttagTACTTTAGCATAGCCTTTcttacaggtttcctcatggttctatttaaagtcacgGTCTCAAATTGTTCACGAGAAAGTgtagaaaactttccataaaaaaaaacacaaaaacattTGATGCTGAGAACATATACATTCCATATACATTCCATTCTCggcctcaacaacaacaacaactctcTCTATCCACTATcctgttaagtgtgttcaggtgtgttggctgcgcccactaattggccatACCTGATCTTATTGAGTGCttttttcctttgaaatggggtagGTTTGAACAGGCTAAAATAAAAAGCCTTGTATGCATAAAAAAACAAAGCATGCTAGCTCCATTCTGGTGGAGCAGTAGACTCATTCCatagagaagagtagagaagagaagattataggtttgaatctcactaaatatatatttttaatcataAATATGTTttcatgattaatgcctaaggaaaggaatttccatgtgtcctaaTTGTGCTTGGATTTCAAGAATTTAACCCAAAATAaactagcagtgttattaaaatactttcagtgaaagttttaaggaagttattcaaaaacctcaaaataacctataatttcaGTTCTCAGAGCGTTAacaaaacctcccaggaaaacgttCAAGGAACCAGAttaaaatgttctcagaacctcaCTGCAACCTAAAAAGAAACATTCCCAGAACAGTCAAAAtgttcacttctgttctcagaacgtttaaaaaaCGTTCAGTTCCTACAACCAATGTGAAACTAAAAACATACGtttccacaacttccaaggatcCAAATGTGTTAATTGGGACGACTTCAAGTATGCAATGTTTATTGTGTTTCATAATGAGAAACTGACCATTGTAGCAGCACATTACTGTTATCAAATGAAACTGCATTTCCCAAAACAAACTGTAGTTAATTCTATTACAGCGCATGATATCTTTTGGAAATTTCAGGTGATATTAAGTCACACAACTGGTAATAAAGAAATATGATTCCTCTTTTCACGAATACAGTTTTTGGAAAAGAAACAGATTCTACAATGGGACAACTGATACTTGGATGCAATTTCTTGGGGCAGTTAAACAGTATTCATAATGGTGTTAATCTAATTAGTCTAATTTGCTATAATACTGTAGTTCACCATAATTGTGCTCATTCCTCAGACCTGAGGCCTGTCATTAACGTTTGGTTGCTGTGTTTGGGTTCTATATATGCAAAGCCTTTCACAAaccctgttatataacacaaagCATTGGGCATGATAGAGCACAAATTGATACCATAAATAGTATTTGTTTCATCATAAGAGTCACCAACTGTTGACACAGATCTCACTGGCAATAATTCACAGACACGTTTCCCACCATCGACTCCATTCCATTATGTTAACTCTACTCCCAAACATACATGTCAGAGGTCATGAAGGGTTCGGTCAACAAATGAGGAGACACCCCAACTCCGTTGTGCATTGTAGTAGCCATCATGTCTGTGAAGGCCAATAAAAAATTATTGAAAGTCAAATAGCACAACCAATGTCGGAGTCTCGGTGTTACGACCAATGACAGGAcatcactccaaccctgttagCCAATGACACAATATTACTATAGGGCCGACAACAACATAGTACATGCCTTACACTGCCTTAACCTTCACTCTTGGTAAATGTgcccccccttctgacaccccctCCCCAGAATGACACTCATTGTCTATATTTATTCTCTCCGCCGACCAACTGTTCCTCCAACCAATACACAGGCACAGGTCTGTCAtctcagaaagggagagagagagggagtttgtgagagagagagggggagtgtgtgtgagagagagagagagagagagagagagagggggagtgtgtgagagagagggggaatgaccGAGAAAGAGTACAGGGAGATATAGacaacggagaggagagaggagtgttgTGGAATAAATGAGTACCTACCCAGCAATTTATGAAGAGGACCAGTAGAACCTGGACTAGCTGAGCAGGTGAATTGCTAGCTGACCTGGTGGAATACAGCACTGAAAGCAACCATCTTCACTTGGACCAGTATCTGGACGACCAGGTCAAGTTGGGGGTACAATAGCTGGCTGGCTGAAGAGGCCATTTTAGCACCATCTTCACTTCCTCCAAATTCCCCAGGTAGTGCCAAGATGGCGGAGAGTGGCGGCGAGCCTAACCTGCAGTCCTACATTATGGACGAGGAAACTCTGAAGAGGAAGCAGAAGGAGAAGCTGAAGAAGCTCCTGGCCACGGGGGGAAACCCTCGGCCCGCACgctccctcttcttcctcaccCTGAAGAACCCCTTCCGCAAGGCTGCCATCAACATTGTGGAATGGAAGTATCctttaggggtcaggggtcaaggttcaggggttagaggtcaggaggGTGTGGTAACAGGAGACGGTTGTCACTAGATAACCATGCTCAGAGTTGTGTGTAGAAAttaagtagcctggtcccagatctgtttgtgctgccttgtcaacacagcacacacaggctaGATAAGAAAGGTTTGGCCATTGACTTTTAAACCATGAAGCATGGTCAAGCTGTTAGAAATAATGGGAACACAGTGCGTTCATACCATAAATGTCTAACCTGGCCAGATAGTGAAGCCTGTCTGTGGATTGGCGATATAGCAAATTATTGTTTATGACATTGATACATTTGGTCTTGTATTATTGGTCAATGCaacccaacagtgtttcccacaTCGTGCCCCAAGCCCAGTTTCTATTGAGGTCATGGATAGCAACTGAGTTAAGGCTTTGTGTATTTGGTGGATGACAGATAAGTATttaaacagctaatcaaatggctacctagactattttcattgcccccccccccctttttttatgctgctgctactctgtttattatctatccataGTTACTTTAACTcaaccttcatgtacatattacctcaattacctcaactaactagtgcccccgcacattgactctgtaccggtaccacctgtatatagcctcgctaatgttattttactgctgctctttaattaattgtttcttaaatgttttaatttttactgatctatttttttacttaacacttatttttcttcaaactgcgttgttggttaagggcttgtaagtaagcatttcattgtaatgtCTACCTACAGCTGTTGTGTTCGgcaaatgcaatttgatttgatttgatttgttttgaatgGGTGGTAGCAGCAGAGCGTCTGGGAACAACTGTTTCAGGGATCTGAGGAAAATGGCTGCCTTCGTGACGAGTCAACACTTTATAAAGCACCTCCCGTTGAGCCtcgtattgttttgtattgaatAAGGTGACAGACGGCTGGACCATATCTATGTATAGCCGTAGAGTTGTAACCACTCTGATATGCTCACACATTACAGTACAACACACATGTTATAACCATTGGACACAGCCCTTACATTTTCTGGTGGTCCAGTCCAGTATGCAGACATGCTGAACTGTAGAGTGGCTTGAGCACCAGAGCAACAGGTTGATAACTACGGGTTTCAGAACAACATGCAGTAGCATCAGGGTAGAGCGGAGACGACCCATATTGGGCGGTGACAGGAACACAACATAGAGTACATTTCTGTTAGAATCATCTTGTAAATGCAAATTGTCTCGAGGACAAATCCACCACAGCTCAGAATCACAATTTAACCGTGTGCGTACCATAGAATCCCACATCCAAGGATACAGTTCTGTTTTGGTAGTGAGTAATGACTGTGGCTGCAGTAATGGTCCACTGAGATATTATAATCCAGTGAAGCTGTTGATGAACATTTTTTGACACGTAAAATATGAGTTTATTAAAGCGGCGGTGGGATGATATTCCTGGGGATGGACAGACAGCTGTCCTCCCACGTCACAGCCTAAAAACAGACGCGCTAAGCTAAGAGAATGCTGCCTCAGACACGGACTGGTGGTGGAATTGGGTACTGCAGTCTGAGAGGGGAACAGCATGACGACtataatatttgttttatttaactaggcaagtcagctaagaacaaatccttattttcaatgatggcctgggaacagtgggttaactgccttgttcaggggcagaacgacagatttgtaccttgtcagctcagggattcaatctagcaacttttcggttacaagtccaacgctctaaccactaggctacctgccaccccccaaTGAAGTTGCAGTTGATTATCCATGGTATTACCCTGATTAAGGCTTTGTACTATTACACACCCAGGAGTGCAACATTGCACAGCATTGACCGTTTTGAATGTGCTGTACTGAAGGGACCCAGATATTTGAACTCGCCACCATCTTTACCAC
Coding sequences:
- the LOC129842768 gene encoding achaete-scute homolog 5-like, translating into MPQVEETHNSLLLFLIHPFVLRVSLSLFIFTITMSAVFSHPFVDQRPTYLNRGSSLPYGLSPSSGYSENRPNTHSDRLHSGSDPLAHTVPFLLYPTTMDPGGLYEASFRGPGGPSLLPYLSPFHHGHFGVYECPFEPAFIQKRNERERQRVKCVNQGYAKLRDHLPGSASEKRLSKVETLRAAINYIKYLQGLVEGQGKGREVYEGGQVCHSPSSAHRRTEDSDHSNGGSPRSLSDSSSSSAGRDCEESAGSGT